From the genome of Callithrix jacchus isolate 240 chromosome 7, calJac240_pri, whole genome shotgun sequence, one region includes:
- the MAP7D1 gene encoding MAP7 domain-containing protein 1 isoform X7: MESCPRAELGAGAPPAVVTRTPPEPRPSPEGDPYPPPPPMSALVPDTPPDTPPAMKNATSSKQLPLEPESPSGQVGPRPAPPKEESPSSEAKSRGPTPPATGPRDARPPRRSSQPSPTAVPGSDSPPTKQEVKKAGERHRLAKERREERAKYLAAKKAVWLEKEEKAKALREKQLQERRRRLEEQRLKAEQRRAALEEWQRQKLEKNKERYEAAIQRSVKKTWAEIRQQRWSWAGALHHSSPGHKTNRSLQLSAWESSIVDRLMTPTLSFLARSRSAVTLPRNGRDPGRGCDPGRGPTWGRAGASLARGPQPDRTHPSAAVPVCPRSASASPLTPCSAPRSVHRCAPAGERGERRKPSAGGSPASVRRRPEASLVQKKEKKDKERENEKEKSALARERSLKKRQSLPASPRARLSASAASELSPKYKARPSSPSTSWHRPASPCPSPGPGHTLPPKPPSPRGITASPKGRVRRKEEAKESPSTTGPEDKSQSKRRASDEKEPAAPASPAPSPAPSPTPALPLKEQLPAETPAAPAPLVTPSKPMAGTTDREEATRLLAEKRRQAREQREREEQERRLQAERDKRMREEQLAREAEARAEREAEARRREEQEAREKAQAEQEEQERLQKQKEEAEARSREEAERQRLEREKHFQQQEQERQERRKRLEEIMKRTRKSEVAETKKQDSKEANANGSSPEPVKAVEVRPPGLQKEAVQKEEPAPQEPQWSLPSKELPGSLVNGLQPLPAHQENGFSPKGPSGDKSLGRTPEALLPFAEAEAFLKKAVVQSPQVTEVL; this comes from the exons cTGTGGTCACCAGGACCCCCCCAGAGCCAAGACCTTCTCCAGAAGGTGACCCttacccaccaccaccaccgatGTCAGCCCTGGTCCCTGACACTCCCCCAGACACCCCTCCTGCCATGAAGAATGCCACTAGCTCTAAGCAGCTCCCACTGGAACCAGAGAGCCCCTCAGGGCAGGTCGGGCCTAGGCCAGCCCCCCCAAAGGAAGAGTCCCCTTCCTCTGAAGCAAAAAGCAGAGGACCTACCCCACCAGCCACAGGCCCACGAGATGCCAGACCTCCTCGAAGGAGCAGCCAGCCATCTCCAACAGCAGTGCCAGGCTCTGACAGCCCTCCCACAAAGCAAG AAGTgaagaaggcaggagagagacacaggctggcaaaggAGCGGCGAGAAGAGCGGGCCAAGTACCTGG CGGCCAAGAAGGCAGTgtggctggagaaggaggagaaggccaAGGCACTGCGGGAGAAGCAGCTCCAGGAGCGCCGCCGGCGGCTGGAGGAGCAACGGCTTAAAGCCGAGCAACGCCGCGCAGCCCTGGAGGAATGGCAGCGGCAGAAGCTCGAGAAAAACAAG GAGCGATATGAAGCAGCCATCCAACGGTCAGTGAAGAAGACTTGGGCTGAAATCCGGCAGCAGCGCTGGTCCTGGGCAGGGGCCCTGCACCACAGCTCTCCAGGACATAAGACCA ATCGCAGCCTGCAGCTGAGCGCATGGGAGAGCAGCATCGTGGATCGTCTGATGACGCCCACCCTCTCCTTCCTTGCTCGGAGTCGCAGCGCAGTCACACTGCCCCGCAACGGCCGGGACCCGGGTAGGGGCTGCGACCCTGGGAGAGGCCCCACGTGGGGCCGGGCAGGGGCCAGCCTGGCGCGCGGGCCGCAACCCGACCGCACTCATCCCTCTGCAGCCGTGCCGGTGTGCCCCCGCTCGGCCTCCGCCAGCCCCCTGACGCCGTGCAGCGCCCCCCGAAGCGTGCACCGCTGCGCCCCCGCCGGTGAGCGCGGGGAGCGCCGCAAGCCCAGCGCCGGGGGTAGCCCTGCTTCTGTGCGCCGCCGGCCGGAGGCCTCGCTG GtgcagaaaaaggagaagaaggacaAGGAGCGGGAGAACGAGAAGGAGAAGAGTGCCCTGGCGCGCGAGCGCAGCCTCAAGAAGCGCCAATCGCTACCTGCTTCCCCGCGCGCCCGCCTCTCGGCTAGCGCAGCCTCTGAGCTCAG CCCCAAATACAAGGCCCGGCCATCCTCTCCCTCCACATCCTGGCACAGGCCTGcctccccctgccccagcccagggCCAGGCCACACCCTGCCTCCAAAGCCACCGTCCCCCCGAGGCATCACTGCATCACCCAAGGGACGGGTTCGGAGGAAGGAGGAGGCAAAGGAGAGCCCAAGCACCACAGGGCCCGAGGACAAGAGCCAGAGCAAGCGCAGAGCCAGTGACGAGAAGGagccagcagccccagcctcaCCGGCACCCTCGCCGGCACCCTCGCCCACCCCGGCCCTGCCCCTGAAGGAGCAGCTCCCCGCGGAGACCCCTGCAG cccctgctccccTGGTGACCCCTAGCAAACCAATGGCCGGCACCACAGACCGAGAAGAGGCTACTCGGCTCCTAGCTGAGAAGCGGCGCCAGGCCCGGGAGCAGCGGGAGCGCGAGGAGCAGGAGCGGAGGCTGCAGGCAGAAAGGGACAA GCGAATGCGAGAAGAGCAGCTGGCGCGGGAGGCCGAGGCCCGGGCGGAGCGGGAGGCGGAGGCCCGGAGGCGGGAGGAGCAGGAGGCGCGAGAGAAGGCGCAGGCCgagcaggaggagcaggagcGGCTGCAGAAGCAG AAAGAGGAGGCCGAAGCTCGGTCGCGGGAAGAGGCAGAAAGGCAGCGTCTGGAGCGGGAAAAGCACTTCCAGCAACAGGAGCAGGAGCGGCAAGAGCGCAGAAAG CGTCTGGAGGAGATCATGAAGAGGACTCGGAAGTCAGAAGTTGCTGAAACCAAG AAGCAGGACAGCAAGGAGGCCAACGCCAACGGTTCCAGCCCAG AGCCTGTGAAAGCTGTAGAGGTTCGGCCCCCAGGTCTGCAGAAGGAGGCTGTGCAGAAAGAGGAGCCCGCCCCACAGGAACCTCAGTGGAG CCTTCCAAGCAAGGAGTTGCCAGGGTCCCTGGTAAATGGCCTGCAGCCCCTCCCAGCACACCAGGAGAATGGCTTCTCCCCCAAGGGACCCTCTGGGGACAAGAGTCTGGGCCGAACACCAGAGGCACTCCTGCCCTTTGCAGAGGCGGAAGCCTTCCTCAAGAAAGCTGTGGTGCAGTCCCCGCAGGTCACAG aagTCCTTTAA
- the MAP7D1 gene encoding MAP7 domain-containing protein 1 isoform X8 translates to MESCPRAELGAGAPPAVVTRTPPEPRPSPEGDPYPPPPPMSALVPDTPPDTPPAMKNATSSKQLPLEPESPSGQVGPRPAPPKEESPSSEAKSRGPTPPATGPRDARPPRRSSQPSPTAVPGSDSPPTKQEVKKAGERHRLAKERREERAKYLAAKKAVWLEKEEKAKALREKQLQERRRRLEEQRLKAEQRRAALEEWQRQKLEKNKERYEAAIQRSVKKTWAEIRQQRWSWAGALHHSSPGHKTNRSLQLSAWESSIVDRLMTPTLSFLARSRSAVTLPRNGRDPAVPVCPRSASASPLTPCSAPRSVHRCAPAGERGERRKPSAGGSPASVRRRPEASLVQKKEKKDKERENEKEKSALARERSLKKRQSLPASPRARLSASAASELSPKYKARPSSPSTSWHRPASPCPSPGPGHTLPPKPPSPRGITASPKGRVRRKEEAKESPSTTGPEDKSQSKRRASDEKEPAAPASPAPSPAPSPTPALPLKEQLPAETPADAAVLTSPPAPAPLVTPSKPMAGTTDREEATRLLAEKRRQAREQREREEQERRLQAERDKRMREEQLAREAEARAEREAEARRREEQEAREKAQAEQEEQERLQKQKEEAEARSREEAERQRLEREKHFQQQEQERQERRKRLEEIMKRTRKSEVAETKKQDSKEANANGSSPEPVKAVEVRPPGLQKEAVQKEEPAPQEPQWSLPSKELPGSLVNGLQPLPAHQENGFSPKGPSGDKSLGRTPEALLPFAEAEAFLKKAVVQSPQVTEVL, encoded by the exons cTGTGGTCACCAGGACCCCCCCAGAGCCAAGACCTTCTCCAGAAGGTGACCCttacccaccaccaccaccgatGTCAGCCCTGGTCCCTGACACTCCCCCAGACACCCCTCCTGCCATGAAGAATGCCACTAGCTCTAAGCAGCTCCCACTGGAACCAGAGAGCCCCTCAGGGCAGGTCGGGCCTAGGCCAGCCCCCCCAAAGGAAGAGTCCCCTTCCTCTGAAGCAAAAAGCAGAGGACCTACCCCACCAGCCACAGGCCCACGAGATGCCAGACCTCCTCGAAGGAGCAGCCAGCCATCTCCAACAGCAGTGCCAGGCTCTGACAGCCCTCCCACAAAGCAAG AAGTgaagaaggcaggagagagacacaggctggcaaaggAGCGGCGAGAAGAGCGGGCCAAGTACCTGG CGGCCAAGAAGGCAGTgtggctggagaaggaggagaaggccaAGGCACTGCGGGAGAAGCAGCTCCAGGAGCGCCGCCGGCGGCTGGAGGAGCAACGGCTTAAAGCCGAGCAACGCCGCGCAGCCCTGGAGGAATGGCAGCGGCAGAAGCTCGAGAAAAACAAG GAGCGATATGAAGCAGCCATCCAACGGTCAGTGAAGAAGACTTGGGCTGAAATCCGGCAGCAGCGCTGGTCCTGGGCAGGGGCCCTGCACCACAGCTCTCCAGGACATAAGACCA ATCGCAGCCTGCAGCTGAGCGCATGGGAGAGCAGCATCGTGGATCGTCTGATGACGCCCACCCTCTCCTTCCTTGCTCGGAGTCGCAGCGCAGTCACACTGCCCCGCAACGGCCGGGACCCGG CCGTGCCGGTGTGCCCCCGCTCGGCCTCCGCCAGCCCCCTGACGCCGTGCAGCGCCCCCCGAAGCGTGCACCGCTGCGCCCCCGCCGGTGAGCGCGGGGAGCGCCGCAAGCCCAGCGCCGGGGGTAGCCCTGCTTCTGTGCGCCGCCGGCCGGAGGCCTCGCTG GtgcagaaaaaggagaagaaggacaAGGAGCGGGAGAACGAGAAGGAGAAGAGTGCCCTGGCGCGCGAGCGCAGCCTCAAGAAGCGCCAATCGCTACCTGCTTCCCCGCGCGCCCGCCTCTCGGCTAGCGCAGCCTCTGAGCTCAG CCCCAAATACAAGGCCCGGCCATCCTCTCCCTCCACATCCTGGCACAGGCCTGcctccccctgccccagcccagggCCAGGCCACACCCTGCCTCCAAAGCCACCGTCCCCCCGAGGCATCACTGCATCACCCAAGGGACGGGTTCGGAGGAAGGAGGAGGCAAAGGAGAGCCCAAGCACCACAGGGCCCGAGGACAAGAGCCAGAGCAAGCGCAGAGCCAGTGACGAGAAGGagccagcagccccagcctcaCCGGCACCCTCGCCGGCACCCTCGCCCACCCCGGCCCTGCCCCTGAAGGAGCAGCTCCCCGCGGAGACCCCTGCAG ACGCTGCTGTCTTGAcctcacccccagcccctgctccccTGGTGACCCCTAGCAAACCAATGGCCGGCACCACAGACCGAGAAGAGGCTACTCGGCTCCTAGCTGAGAAGCGGCGCCAGGCCCGGGAGCAGCGGGAGCGCGAGGAGCAGGAGCGGAGGCTGCAGGCAGAAAGGGACAA GCGAATGCGAGAAGAGCAGCTGGCGCGGGAGGCCGAGGCCCGGGCGGAGCGGGAGGCGGAGGCCCGGAGGCGGGAGGAGCAGGAGGCGCGAGAGAAGGCGCAGGCCgagcaggaggagcaggagcGGCTGCAGAAGCAG AAAGAGGAGGCCGAAGCTCGGTCGCGGGAAGAGGCAGAAAGGCAGCGTCTGGAGCGGGAAAAGCACTTCCAGCAACAGGAGCAGGAGCGGCAAGAGCGCAGAAAG CGTCTGGAGGAGATCATGAAGAGGACTCGGAAGTCAGAAGTTGCTGAAACCAAG AAGCAGGACAGCAAGGAGGCCAACGCCAACGGTTCCAGCCCAG AGCCTGTGAAAGCTGTAGAGGTTCGGCCCCCAGGTCTGCAGAAGGAGGCTGTGCAGAAAGAGGAGCCCGCCCCACAGGAACCTCAGTGGAG CCTTCCAAGCAAGGAGTTGCCAGGGTCCCTGGTAAATGGCCTGCAGCCCCTCCCAGCACACCAGGAGAATGGCTTCTCCCCCAAGGGACCCTCTGGGGACAAGAGTCTGGGCCGAACACCAGAGGCACTCCTGCCCTTTGCAGAGGCGGAAGCCTTCCTCAAGAAAGCTGTGGTGCAGTCCCCGCAGGTCACAG aagTCCTTTAA
- the MAP7D1 gene encoding MAP7 domain-containing protein 1 isoform X11 produces MESCPRAELGAGAPPAVVTRTPPEPRPSPEGDPYPPPPPMSALVPDTPPDTPPAMKNATSSKQLPLEPESPSGQVGPRPAPPKEESPSSEAKSRGPTPPATGPRDARPPRRSSQPSPTAVPGSDSPPTKQEVKKAGERHRLAKERREERAKYLAAKKAVWLEKEEKAKALREKQLQERRRRLEEQRLKAEQRRAALEEWQRQKLEKNKERYEAAIQRSVKKTWAEIRQQRWSWAGALHHSSPGHKTNRSLQLSAWESSIVDRLMTPTLSFLARSRSAVTLPRNGRDPAVPVCPRSASASPLTPCSAPRSVHRCAPAGERGERRKPSAGGSPASVRRRPEASLVQKKEKKDKERENEKEKSALARERSLKKRQSLPASPRARLSASAASELSPKYKARPSSPSTSWHRPASPCPSPGPGHTLPPKPPSPRGITASPKGRVRRKEEAKESPSTTGPEDKSQSKRRASDEKEPAAPASPAPSPAPSPTPALPLKEQLPAETPAAPAPLVTPSKPMAGTTDREEATRLLAEKRRQAREQREREEQERRLQAERDKRMREEQLAREAEARAEREAEARRREEQEAREKAQAEQEEQERLQKQKEEAEARSREEAERQRLEREKHFQQQEQERQERRKRLEEIMKRTRKSEVAETKKQDSKEANANGSSPEPVKAVEVRPPGLQKEAVQKEEPAPQEPQWSLPSKELPGSLVNGLQPLPAHQENGFSPKGPSGDKSLGRTPEALLPFAEAEAFLKKAVVQSPQVTEVL; encoded by the exons cTGTGGTCACCAGGACCCCCCCAGAGCCAAGACCTTCTCCAGAAGGTGACCCttacccaccaccaccaccgatGTCAGCCCTGGTCCCTGACACTCCCCCAGACACCCCTCCTGCCATGAAGAATGCCACTAGCTCTAAGCAGCTCCCACTGGAACCAGAGAGCCCCTCAGGGCAGGTCGGGCCTAGGCCAGCCCCCCCAAAGGAAGAGTCCCCTTCCTCTGAAGCAAAAAGCAGAGGACCTACCCCACCAGCCACAGGCCCACGAGATGCCAGACCTCCTCGAAGGAGCAGCCAGCCATCTCCAACAGCAGTGCCAGGCTCTGACAGCCCTCCCACAAAGCAAG AAGTgaagaaggcaggagagagacacaggctggcaaaggAGCGGCGAGAAGAGCGGGCCAAGTACCTGG CGGCCAAGAAGGCAGTgtggctggagaaggaggagaaggccaAGGCACTGCGGGAGAAGCAGCTCCAGGAGCGCCGCCGGCGGCTGGAGGAGCAACGGCTTAAAGCCGAGCAACGCCGCGCAGCCCTGGAGGAATGGCAGCGGCAGAAGCTCGAGAAAAACAAG GAGCGATATGAAGCAGCCATCCAACGGTCAGTGAAGAAGACTTGGGCTGAAATCCGGCAGCAGCGCTGGTCCTGGGCAGGGGCCCTGCACCACAGCTCTCCAGGACATAAGACCA ATCGCAGCCTGCAGCTGAGCGCATGGGAGAGCAGCATCGTGGATCGTCTGATGACGCCCACCCTCTCCTTCCTTGCTCGGAGTCGCAGCGCAGTCACACTGCCCCGCAACGGCCGGGACCCGG CCGTGCCGGTGTGCCCCCGCTCGGCCTCCGCCAGCCCCCTGACGCCGTGCAGCGCCCCCCGAAGCGTGCACCGCTGCGCCCCCGCCGGTGAGCGCGGGGAGCGCCGCAAGCCCAGCGCCGGGGGTAGCCCTGCTTCTGTGCGCCGCCGGCCGGAGGCCTCGCTG GtgcagaaaaaggagaagaaggacaAGGAGCGGGAGAACGAGAAGGAGAAGAGTGCCCTGGCGCGCGAGCGCAGCCTCAAGAAGCGCCAATCGCTACCTGCTTCCCCGCGCGCCCGCCTCTCGGCTAGCGCAGCCTCTGAGCTCAG CCCCAAATACAAGGCCCGGCCATCCTCTCCCTCCACATCCTGGCACAGGCCTGcctccccctgccccagcccagggCCAGGCCACACCCTGCCTCCAAAGCCACCGTCCCCCCGAGGCATCACTGCATCACCCAAGGGACGGGTTCGGAGGAAGGAGGAGGCAAAGGAGAGCCCAAGCACCACAGGGCCCGAGGACAAGAGCCAGAGCAAGCGCAGAGCCAGTGACGAGAAGGagccagcagccccagcctcaCCGGCACCCTCGCCGGCACCCTCGCCCACCCCGGCCCTGCCCCTGAAGGAGCAGCTCCCCGCGGAGACCCCTGCAG cccctgctccccTGGTGACCCCTAGCAAACCAATGGCCGGCACCACAGACCGAGAAGAGGCTACTCGGCTCCTAGCTGAGAAGCGGCGCCAGGCCCGGGAGCAGCGGGAGCGCGAGGAGCAGGAGCGGAGGCTGCAGGCAGAAAGGGACAA GCGAATGCGAGAAGAGCAGCTGGCGCGGGAGGCCGAGGCCCGGGCGGAGCGGGAGGCGGAGGCCCGGAGGCGGGAGGAGCAGGAGGCGCGAGAGAAGGCGCAGGCCgagcaggaggagcaggagcGGCTGCAGAAGCAG AAAGAGGAGGCCGAAGCTCGGTCGCGGGAAGAGGCAGAAAGGCAGCGTCTGGAGCGGGAAAAGCACTTCCAGCAACAGGAGCAGGAGCGGCAAGAGCGCAGAAAG CGTCTGGAGGAGATCATGAAGAGGACTCGGAAGTCAGAAGTTGCTGAAACCAAG AAGCAGGACAGCAAGGAGGCCAACGCCAACGGTTCCAGCCCAG AGCCTGTGAAAGCTGTAGAGGTTCGGCCCCCAGGTCTGCAGAAGGAGGCTGTGCAGAAAGAGGAGCCCGCCCCACAGGAACCTCAGTGGAG CCTTCCAAGCAAGGAGTTGCCAGGGTCCCTGGTAAATGGCCTGCAGCCCCTCCCAGCACACCAGGAGAATGGCTTCTCCCCCAAGGGACCCTCTGGGGACAAGAGTCTGGGCCGAACACCAGAGGCACTCCTGCCCTTTGCAGAGGCGGAAGCCTTCCTCAAGAAAGCTGTGGTGCAGTCCCCGCAGGTCACAG aagTCCTTTAA
- the MAP7D1 gene encoding MAP7 domain-containing protein 1 isoform X4, whose amino-acid sequence MESCPRAELGAGAPPAVVTRTPPEPRPSPEGDPYPPPPPMSALVPDTPPDTPPAMKNATSSKQLPLEPESPSGQVGPRPAPPKEESPSSEAKSRGPTPPATGPRDARPPRRSSQPSPTAVPGSDSPPTKQEVKKAGERHRLAKERREERAKYLAAKKAVWLEKEEKAKALREKQLQERRRRLEEQRLKAEQRRAALEEWQRQKLEKNKERYEAAIQRSVKKTWAEIRQQRWSWAGALHHSSPGHKTNRSLQLSAWESSIVDRLMTPTLSFLARSRSAVTLPRNGRDPGRGCDPGRGPTWGRAGASLARGPQPDRTHPSAAVPVCPRSASASPLTPCSAPRSVHRCAPAGERGERRKPSAGGSPASVRRRPEASLVQKKEKKDKERENEKEKSALARERSLKKRQSLPASPRARLSASAASELSPKYKARPSSPSTSWHRPASPCPSPGPGHTLPPKPPSPRGITASPKGRVRRKEEAKESPSTTGPEDKSQSKRRASDEKEPAAPASPAPSPAPSPTPALPLKEQLPAETPADAAVLTSPPAPAPLVTPSKPMAGTTDREEATRLLAEKRRQAREQREREEQERRLQAERDKRMREEQLAREAEARAEREAEARRREEQEAREKAQAEQEEQERLQKQKEEAEARSREEAERQRLEREKHFQQQEQERQERRKRLEEIMKRTRKSEVAETKKQDSKEANANGSSPEPVKAVEVRPPGLQKEAVQKEEPAPQEPQWSLPSKELPGSLVNGLQPLPAHQENGFSPKGPSGDKSLGRTPEALLPFAEAEAFLKKAVVQSPQVTEVL is encoded by the exons cTGTGGTCACCAGGACCCCCCCAGAGCCAAGACCTTCTCCAGAAGGTGACCCttacccaccaccaccaccgatGTCAGCCCTGGTCCCTGACACTCCCCCAGACACCCCTCCTGCCATGAAGAATGCCACTAGCTCTAAGCAGCTCCCACTGGAACCAGAGAGCCCCTCAGGGCAGGTCGGGCCTAGGCCAGCCCCCCCAAAGGAAGAGTCCCCTTCCTCTGAAGCAAAAAGCAGAGGACCTACCCCACCAGCCACAGGCCCACGAGATGCCAGACCTCCTCGAAGGAGCAGCCAGCCATCTCCAACAGCAGTGCCAGGCTCTGACAGCCCTCCCACAAAGCAAG AAGTgaagaaggcaggagagagacacaggctggcaaaggAGCGGCGAGAAGAGCGGGCCAAGTACCTGG CGGCCAAGAAGGCAGTgtggctggagaaggaggagaaggccaAGGCACTGCGGGAGAAGCAGCTCCAGGAGCGCCGCCGGCGGCTGGAGGAGCAACGGCTTAAAGCCGAGCAACGCCGCGCAGCCCTGGAGGAATGGCAGCGGCAGAAGCTCGAGAAAAACAAG GAGCGATATGAAGCAGCCATCCAACGGTCAGTGAAGAAGACTTGGGCTGAAATCCGGCAGCAGCGCTGGTCCTGGGCAGGGGCCCTGCACCACAGCTCTCCAGGACATAAGACCA ATCGCAGCCTGCAGCTGAGCGCATGGGAGAGCAGCATCGTGGATCGTCTGATGACGCCCACCCTCTCCTTCCTTGCTCGGAGTCGCAGCGCAGTCACACTGCCCCGCAACGGCCGGGACCCGGGTAGGGGCTGCGACCCTGGGAGAGGCCCCACGTGGGGCCGGGCAGGGGCCAGCCTGGCGCGCGGGCCGCAACCCGACCGCACTCATCCCTCTGCAGCCGTGCCGGTGTGCCCCCGCTCGGCCTCCGCCAGCCCCCTGACGCCGTGCAGCGCCCCCCGAAGCGTGCACCGCTGCGCCCCCGCCGGTGAGCGCGGGGAGCGCCGCAAGCCCAGCGCCGGGGGTAGCCCTGCTTCTGTGCGCCGCCGGCCGGAGGCCTCGCTG GtgcagaaaaaggagaagaaggacaAGGAGCGGGAGAACGAGAAGGAGAAGAGTGCCCTGGCGCGCGAGCGCAGCCTCAAGAAGCGCCAATCGCTACCTGCTTCCCCGCGCGCCCGCCTCTCGGCTAGCGCAGCCTCTGAGCTCAG CCCCAAATACAAGGCCCGGCCATCCTCTCCCTCCACATCCTGGCACAGGCCTGcctccccctgccccagcccagggCCAGGCCACACCCTGCCTCCAAAGCCACCGTCCCCCCGAGGCATCACTGCATCACCCAAGGGACGGGTTCGGAGGAAGGAGGAGGCAAAGGAGAGCCCAAGCACCACAGGGCCCGAGGACAAGAGCCAGAGCAAGCGCAGAGCCAGTGACGAGAAGGagccagcagccccagcctcaCCGGCACCCTCGCCGGCACCCTCGCCCACCCCGGCCCTGCCCCTGAAGGAGCAGCTCCCCGCGGAGACCCCTGCAG ACGCTGCTGTCTTGAcctcacccccagcccctgctccccTGGTGACCCCTAGCAAACCAATGGCCGGCACCACAGACCGAGAAGAGGCTACTCGGCTCCTAGCTGAGAAGCGGCGCCAGGCCCGGGAGCAGCGGGAGCGCGAGGAGCAGGAGCGGAGGCTGCAGGCAGAAAGGGACAA GCGAATGCGAGAAGAGCAGCTGGCGCGGGAGGCCGAGGCCCGGGCGGAGCGGGAGGCGGAGGCCCGGAGGCGGGAGGAGCAGGAGGCGCGAGAGAAGGCGCAGGCCgagcaggaggagcaggagcGGCTGCAGAAGCAG AAAGAGGAGGCCGAAGCTCGGTCGCGGGAAGAGGCAGAAAGGCAGCGTCTGGAGCGGGAAAAGCACTTCCAGCAACAGGAGCAGGAGCGGCAAGAGCGCAGAAAG CGTCTGGAGGAGATCATGAAGAGGACTCGGAAGTCAGAAGTTGCTGAAACCAAG AAGCAGGACAGCAAGGAGGCCAACGCCAACGGTTCCAGCCCAG AGCCTGTGAAAGCTGTAGAGGTTCGGCCCCCAGGTCTGCAGAAGGAGGCTGTGCAGAAAGAGGAGCCCGCCCCACAGGAACCTCAGTGGAG CCTTCCAAGCAAGGAGTTGCCAGGGTCCCTGGTAAATGGCCTGCAGCCCCTCCCAGCACACCAGGAGAATGGCTTCTCCCCCAAGGGACCCTCTGGGGACAAGAGTCTGGGCCGAACACCAGAGGCACTCCTGCCCTTTGCAGAGGCGGAAGCCTTCCTCAAGAAAGCTGTGGTGCAGTCCCCGCAGGTCACAG aagTCCTTTAA